Proteins encoded by one window of Cystobacter ferrugineus:
- a CDS encoding DUF6444 domain-containing protein: protein MGKVDPRDARIAQLEARHAEVQATIAELRRELAQERATLAELRERQGHDSSNSNKPPSTDGPEGRRGRNKKPWGTGRLRRNFQSWVDRGRGACEVGTQLLEYTATLFHLLRRVRDGTLERGSLVRRMDDVRQRVRELLAQAWACADEKAAHTASELQRQWKALWTFMHRENVPTTNNHAERLPRHAVCMRKVSFGTRSPEGSRFIERILTTVTTLRLQNRPVLPFLTSGC, encoded by the coding sequence ATGGGAAAAGTAGACCCCAGGGATGCGCGAATCGCGCAATTGGAAGCGCGGCATGCCGAGGTCCAGGCGACCATCGCCGAGTTGCGACGGGAGTTGGCCCAGGAACGAGCCACCCTTGCCGAGTTGAGAGAGAGGCAGGGGCACGATTCGAGCAATTCCAACAAGCCGCCGTCCACGGACGGCCCCGAGGGCAGGCGAGGGAGAAACAAGAAGCCCTGGGGCACAGGGCGCCTACGACGCAATTTCCAGAGTTGGGTGGATAGAGGCCGGGGAGCGTGCGAGGTGGGCACTCAATTGCTGGAATATACCGCCACGCTCTTCCACCTGTTGCGCCGGGTGCGCGATGGCACCCTCGAGCGCGGCTCCCTGGTGCGGCGGATGGACGACGTGCGCCAGCGGGTACGTGAGCTGCTGGCGCAGGCATGGGCGTGCGCGGATGAGAAAGCCGCCCATACGGCCAGCGAGTTGCAGAGGCAGTGGAAGGCGCTGTGGACATTCATGCACCGCGAGAACGTGCCCACCACCAACAATCATGCCGAGCGGTTGCCGCGCCATGCCGTCTGTATGCGCAAGGTATCCTTCGGCACCAGGAGCCCCGAAGGTAGCCGCTTCATCGAGCGCATTCTCACCACCGTGACCACACTGCGGTTGCAGAATCGTCCCGTTCTCCCCTTCCTTACTTCAGGCTGTTGA
- a CDS encoding DUF6484 domain-containing protein, which yields MTTRGSPSLKIIPSSSTPSLPAAVLGWVTGYEPERGVLVDFPGNTAGPLPARLLMDVSAEALRAAATARSQAALLFEDGNAALPLLVGLVKLPREQEVRVDGERIVLTGKEVVELRCGDASISLSKSGKLVIRGAYVETRAKGTNRIKGGSVQIN from the coding sequence ATGACCACACGCGGTTCTCCTTCTCTCAAAATCATTCCCTCGTCTTCTACACCGTCCCTTCCGGCTGCGGTCCTGGGGTGGGTAACGGGCTACGAACCCGAGCGTGGGGTGCTCGTCGACTTCCCTGGCAACACCGCGGGCCCTCTGCCGGCCCGATTACTCATGGACGTCAGCGCCGAGGCGCTCCGGGCAGCGGCCACGGCACGCTCCCAGGCAGCACTGCTTTTCGAGGATGGCAACGCTGCGCTGCCGCTCCTCGTCGGCTTGGTGAAACTCCCCAGAGAGCAAGAGGTGAGGGTGGATGGTGAGCGAATCGTTCTGACAGGCAAGGAGGTAGTCGAGTTGCGTTGTGGGGATGCGTCCATCTCGTTGAGCAAGAGCGGCAAGCTTGTCATCCGTGGGGCCTATGTCGAGACCCGCGCGAAAGGAACGAATCGGATCAAAGGCGGGTCCGTTCAGATCAACTGA
- a CDS encoding TIGR02270 family protein, with product MPVSTLILLWDIVERHFDEADFLWGQWEHSLVSPSYTLEDVAREPEARLLAHVDGLVVNGPEVARRLLIPALAHGEPQRVSAAATALLQSPGEEGIDAVVTALRTLSQQRSALTRALACSERPEVLNRMHELLGDPDLDVVAAASEVLIFHHAPLGTTLSRLLASDDPVKQVLGMKALADGPPSLHDTERLLMGLAHEVPVVAAAAMEVGCRLGFGSAWQLVKERAAGADRMAMLLLALGGGPAEYRELLAALSDAARRPSALWALGFVGTPETVDASLEWLNDRQAGPLAGEVFTAVTGVNLAEANLTVDPEETEALDHAPEDDLPLPDPVKVRHWWKQHRGTFTDGQRYLMGEPRSWTGLLAALLRGSMRRRSALLLDLQLRCPEKRSLLLQPRAPTRQQYAELAAIQRLDHVELNAARSLF from the coding sequence ATGCCCGTCTCCACGCTCATACTGCTGTGGGATATCGTTGAACGGCACTTCGACGAGGCGGATTTCCTGTGGGGACAATGGGAGCACAGCCTCGTCTCCCCGAGCTACACGCTCGAAGATGTTGCAAGGGAACCAGAAGCGCGACTGCTGGCCCATGTAGATGGGCTCGTCGTCAATGGCCCAGAGGTCGCGCGTCGGCTCTTGATCCCAGCACTGGCTCACGGCGAGCCGCAGAGGGTGAGCGCGGCTGCTACAGCACTCCTTCAGAGCCCTGGCGAGGAAGGTATCGATGCTGTGGTGACGGCGCTTCGCACCCTGTCCCAACAGCGCTCCGCACTGACACGGGCCCTTGCTTGCTCGGAGCGGCCAGAGGTGCTGAACCGCATGCACGAACTCCTCGGGGACCCGGATCTGGACGTTGTCGCGGCCGCATCCGAGGTCTTGATTTTCCACCACGCGCCACTGGGGACGACACTCTCGAGGTTGCTGGCAAGTGACGACCCGGTGAAGCAGGTCCTGGGCATGAAGGCGCTTGCGGATGGCCCTCCTTCGCTCCATGACACCGAGAGACTGCTCATGGGCCTGGCTCATGAGGTGCCTGTTGTCGCCGCAGCCGCGATGGAGGTCGGCTGCAGGCTTGGTTTCGGCTCGGCATGGCAGCTCGTGAAAGAGCGTGCCGCGGGCGCGGACAGGATGGCGATGCTCCTCCTCGCGCTGGGTGGGGGCCCCGCCGAATACAGAGAACTGCTCGCCGCTCTCTCCGATGCCGCGAGACGCCCCTCGGCATTGTGGGCGCTTGGCTTCGTAGGCACACCCGAGACAGTGGATGCCAGCCTCGAATGGCTCAACGACAGGCAGGCCGGCCCTCTCGCAGGGGAAGTGTTCACGGCGGTCACGGGCGTCAACCTCGCAGAGGCGAATCTGACGGTGGACCCGGAGGAAACGGAGGCGCTCGACCATGCGCCAGAAGATGATCTTCCTCTCCCGGATCCCGTGAAAGTCCGACACTGGTGGAAGCAGCATCGAGGAACGTTCACGGATGGCCAGCGTTACCTCATGGGCGAACCGCGCTCGTGGACCGGGCTCCTCGCGGCGCTCTTGCGAGGCTCGATGCGCCGACGCTCCGCTCTCCTGTTGGACCTGCAACTCCGCTGTCCCGAGAAACGCAGCCTTCTTCTTCAGCCCCGTGCTCCAACCCGTCAGCAGTACGCCGAGCTTGCCGCCATCCAGCGCCTTGATCATGTGGAGCTCAATGCCGCCCGCTCTCTCTTCTGA
- a CDS encoding DUF2169 family type VI secretion system accessory protein, which produces MWDLENQTRYEAQRAFVRDRDGSEIWLVVVRGTFDISAEGECSIAQEQEPVALVPQYLGKPGHSLLRCDTDMVRTKPGTDVLVNGWAYAPLGRPTTEVSVSLTVGPIRKTLTVTGDRHWRRGLSGLTPSLPTPFLKLPVTYERAYGGPSLEGIHGGPMNGPDQNPLGVGLNVTEGACLPNIEYRDAPLDRGERRARPAGLGAIACSWMPRRKLAGTYDETWQRERQPLVSSDFHDEYFYSAPEDQRVPGHLRGGEHVELTNLSPSGRLGFRLPRVSLGFRTLMGNRLVHHRALLHTVLIEPEISRLVMSWHTALPCHHDLYSLQRTIVFEKAHLTYDSRSPHESSRS; this is translated from the coding sequence ATGTGGGATCTCGAAAATCAAACTCGATACGAAGCACAGCGCGCTTTCGTCCGTGACCGCGACGGCTCTGAGATCTGGCTGGTGGTGGTCCGCGGAACATTCGACATCTCTGCGGAGGGCGAATGTTCCATCGCGCAGGAGCAGGAGCCTGTTGCACTGGTACCGCAGTACCTTGGCAAGCCGGGGCATTCCTTGTTGCGGTGTGATACCGACATGGTCCGCACGAAACCCGGTACGGACGTTCTGGTCAATGGATGGGCTTATGCCCCTCTTGGCAGGCCAACCACGGAAGTTTCCGTGTCATTGACCGTGGGCCCGATCCGGAAGACCTTGACCGTCACGGGAGACCGACACTGGAGAAGAGGTCTCTCGGGCTTGACTCCCTCTCTCCCCACTCCCTTCTTGAAGCTCCCGGTAACCTACGAGCGCGCGTACGGCGGCCCTTCCCTGGAAGGCATCCATGGTGGCCCGATGAACGGGCCGGACCAGAACCCCTTGGGTGTTGGCCTGAACGTCACCGAGGGCGCGTGTCTGCCCAACATCGAGTACCGGGATGCACCGCTAGACCGCGGTGAGCGCCGAGCACGTCCAGCCGGTCTTGGCGCCATCGCGTGTTCCTGGATGCCGAGACGAAAACTCGCTGGCACCTATGATGAAACCTGGCAGCGGGAGCGTCAGCCTCTCGTCTCCTCGGATTTTCATGATGAGTACTTCTATTCCGCGCCAGAAGATCAGCGTGTCCCGGGCCACCTACGTGGTGGCGAGCACGTCGAACTGACGAACCTCTCTCCCAGCGGACGGCTCGGCTTCCGGCTCCCCCGAGTCTCGCTGGGCTTCAGGACTCTGATGGGCAACAGGCTGGTGCACCATCGCGCTCTCCTGCACACCGTATTGATCGAGCCGGAGATCAGCCGGCTCGTGATGAGTTGGCATACCGCTCTGCCGTGCCATCACGATCTGTATTCGCTGCAACGAACCATTGTTTTCGAGAAAGCGCACCTCACCTACGACTCGCGTAGCCCGCACGAGTCGTCTCGGTCATGA